A window from Culex pipiens pallens isolate TS chromosome 3, TS_CPP_V2, whole genome shotgun sequence encodes these proteins:
- the LOC120415756 gene encoding uncharacterized protein LOC120415756, with protein sequence MVLRRDRGLVQATRTRRKTPVQEAHDASRTNRHGTGHHLRSHDWKLGTWNCRSLKFDGSIRILSDILRVRKFSIVALQEVGWIGAEEVQAYPRIGCTIYQSRGEKKRLGTAFIVLGEMRDRVIGWTPLTDRMCVLRVKGRFFNISIINVHSPHSGSEDDDKDAFYEQLNWTYNSCPKHDVKIVIGDFNAQVGQEEEFRPVIGKFSAHVRTNENGLRLIDFATSKNMAVRSTCFQHNLRDKYTWRSPQGTESQIDHVVIDGRHFSDIIDVRTYRGANVDSDHYLVMVKMRQRLSLAKSVRYRRPPRLDLERLKLPEVASRYAHSLEAALPGEGELLEAPLEDCWRSVKAAITNAAESTIGFVERGRRNDWFDEECRAILEEKNAARRAMLQYNLRDYEEAYGQKRRQQHQLFRAKVRHQEELEFEDMEQLHRSNETRKFYKKLNGSRNGFTPRVEMCRDKNGAILTNERECREYQVPTHHLFIDFKAAYDSVDREELWKIMDENGFPGKLIRLIKMTMDGARCCVKISGAESDSFTSLGGLRQGDGISCLCFNVVLEGVMRRAGFNMRGTIFSKSNQFICFADDMDIVGRTFKAVADAYTDLKREAEKCSIYKSLIRPVVLYGHETWTMLEEDLRALSVFERRVLRTIFGGVYENDGWRRRMNHELAQLYNEPSIRKVAKAGRLQWAGHVARMPERADQLSQRNQKINPAKLVFVSEPVGTRQNLHADKSSKATTTP encoded by the exons ATggtcctccggcgagacagggggttggtgCAGGCCACACGAACCCGCCGTAAAACACCAGTGCAGGAAGCACACGATGCGAGCCGGACCAATCGGCACGGAACTGGACATCATTTGAGGTCCCACGATTGGAAGCTCGGGACGTGGAATTGCAGGTCTCTCAAATTTGACGGGAGTATCCGCATACTTTCCGACATATTGAGGGTCCGCAAGTTCAGCATCGTAGCGCTGCAGGAGGTTGGCTGGATAGGCGCGGAAGAGGTACAAGCGTACCCAAGGATTGGCTGTACAATCTACCAGAGCCGCGGCGAAAAAAAGAGGCTGGGGACAGCCTTTATAGTGCTGGGCGAAATGCGCGATCGCGTGATTGGGTGGACCCCGCTCACCGACCGAATGTGCGTGTTGAGGGTTAAGGGCCGTTTCTTCAACATCAGCATCAtaaacgtgcacagcccgcactCAGGAAGCGAAGATGACGACAAGGACGCATTTTACGAGCAGCTGAACTGGACGTACAACAGCTGCCCAAAACATGACGTCAAAATCGTTATTGGAGATTTTAACGCTCAGGTTGGCCAGGAGGAGGAATTCAGACCGGTGATAGGAAAGTTCAGCGCCCACGTACGCACGAACGAAAACGGCCTGCGACTGATCGACTTCGCCACCTCCAAAAACATGGCCGTACGAAGTACCTGCTTCCAGCACAACCTCCGagacaagtacacctggagatcaccacAAGGAACGGAAtcacaaatcgaccacgtcgtAATCGACGGTAGACACTTTTCCGACATCATCGACGTCAGGACCTATCGCGGCGCCAAcgtcgactcggaccactatcTGGTGATGGTGAAAATGCGCCAACGACTTTCCCTGGCGAAAAGCGTTCGGTACCGCCGCCCTCCGCGGTTGGATCTGGAGCGGCTTAAGTTACCGGAAGTCGCATCCCGGTACGCGCATTCGCTGGAGGCTGCGTTGCCAGGGGAGGGTGAGCTGTTGGAAGCTCCCCTCGAGGACTGCTGGAGGAGCGTCAAGGCAGCCATCACCAACGCAGCAGAAAGCACCATCGGATTTGTGGAACGAGGACGACGGAACGattggttcgacgaggagtgtCGAGCGATTTTGGAGGAGAAGAATGCAGCACGGAGGGCAATGCTGCAGTACAATCTCCGTGATTACGAGGAGGCGTATGGACAGAAGCGAAGGCAGCAGCACCAGCTCTTCCGAGCAAAAGTGCGCCACCAGGAAGAGTTGGAGTTTGAGGACATGGAGCAGCTGCATCGCTCAAACGAAACgcgcaagttctacaagaaGCTCAACGGATCCCGCAACGGCTTCACGCCGCGAgtcgaaatgtgccgggataaaaATGGAGCTATCTTGACgaacgagcgtgag tgtcgcgagtaccaAGTCCCCACGCACCACCTTTTCATCgacttcaaagccgcgtacgactcagtcgatcgcgaagagctatggaaaatTATGGACGAGAACggttttcccgggaagctgatcagactgaTCAAGATGACGATGGATGGGGCTAGGTGCTGTGTGAAGATATCGGGTGCGGAATCGGACTCGTTCACTTCACTTGGGGGGCTTCGGCAAGGCGATGGGATCTCTTGTCTCTGTTTCAATGTCGTGCTAGAAGGTGTTATGAGACGAGCGGGCTTCAATATGCGGGGCACGATCTTCAGCAAGTCCAACCAGTTCATCTGCTtcgccgacgacatggacattgttggCAGAACGTTCAAGGCGGTTGCGGATGCGTACACCGActtgaagcgggaagcagagAAG TGTTCCATCTACAAGtcgctgataagaccggtcgtcctctacgggcacgagacgtggacaatGCTCGAAGAGGACTTACGAGCACTAAGCGTCTTCGAACGTCGAGTGCTAAGGACCATCTTTGGCGGCGTATATGAGAACGACGGATGGCGGCGGAGAATGAACCACGAACTTGCACAACTCTACAACGAACCAAGCATCCGGAAAGTCGCGAAGGCTGGCCGGTTGCAGTGGGCGGGTCATGTTGCAAGGATGCCGGAACGAGCCGACCAATTGAGCCAACGGAACCAGAAGATCAATCCTGCAAAGTTGGTGTTTGTGTCGGAGCCGGTAGGAACAAGAC